The following are encoded in a window of Kitasatospora sp. NBC_01250 genomic DNA:
- a CDS encoding DUF6348 family protein, with the protein MDAEQRLAVIQRGVVREMARYGREFTVDGTLVHGPDGTAVALREHPGQGGGHVDLGFVLHLGSAEAPVLWDCTAGLGTTEEEKLDSAVRMWASTTAAAVVEFLERQGRHGDHLQLPALPGWQAVQGPATVFGFRSAQLSGWLGERELLAELAPSLAGELTDERLNGVKLFFGGRAGDEVAEVRVNGTVAHEASRVLGSLDWPRAERFCWARLFVLLAADGQEDAVGRPAEDPLLLPEAYPRAHAPAAAGLVARRRAAIGRWWRARRAGS; encoded by the coding sequence GTGGACGCCGAGCAGCGGCTGGCGGTCATACAGCGCGGCGTGGTGCGGGAAATGGCGCGTTACGGGCGGGAGTTCACCGTGGACGGCACCCTGGTGCACGGCCCGGACGGCACCGCCGTGGCGTTGCGCGAGCACCCGGGCCAGGGCGGCGGCCACGTCGACCTGGGCTTCGTGCTGCACCTGGGCAGCGCCGAGGCGCCGGTGCTCTGGGACTGCACGGCGGGCCTGGGCACCACGGAGGAGGAGAAGCTCGACAGCGCGGTGCGGATGTGGGCCTCGACCACGGCCGCCGCGGTGGTCGAGTTCCTGGAGCGGCAGGGTCGGCACGGCGACCACCTGCAGTTGCCGGCGCTGCCGGGCTGGCAGGCGGTGCAGGGCCCGGCCACCGTCTTCGGCTTCCGGAGCGCGCAGTTGTCCGGCTGGCTGGGCGAGCGGGAGCTGCTGGCCGAGCTCGCGCCGTCGCTGGCCGGGGAGTTGACCGACGAGCGGCTCAACGGCGTGAAGCTTTTCTTCGGCGGCCGGGCCGGCGACGAGGTCGCCGAGGTCCGGGTGAACGGCACCGTGGCGCACGAGGCCTCCCGGGTGCTGGGCAGCCTGGACTGGCCGCGCGCCGAACGGTTCTGCTGGGCGCGGCTGTTCGTCCTGCTGGCAGCCGACGGGCAGGAGGACGCGGTGGGCCGCCCGGCCGAGGACCCGCTGCTGTTGCCGGAGGCATACCCGCGGGCGCACGCCCCGGCCGCCGCCGGCCTGGTGGCACGGCGGCGTGCGGCGATCGGCCGTTGGTGGCGGGCCAGGCGCGCCGGGAGTTGA
- a CDS encoding PP2C family protein-serine/threonine phosphatase — MAGTTPGTSPQTSATGTAATTAADPLTARLRKRLYRARRTLRRTGVDYFRGDAADWLAFAVLLLLVPLLVAFNVWIPAWVPPTALVLPILVGALLLRPVSLVLLYATAALGLSTESVIHTGERAASRHPDAYVFGVTPGAALVVGAVGVAGLLLAQFRSRVGVPWRGGGSMLFDLRERLKVQSRLPNLPDGWHADMALRPAGGQSFSGDFVVAARTGAGRRMLEVVLADVSGKGMDAGSRALLLSGAFGGLLGSLPPHEFLPAANGYLLRQDWDEGFASAVHLALDLDSGEYELLSAGHLPGMQRLAGAGRWEVKEATEGPLLGLYDGAKFEGVRGRLGPGDVLMLCTDGMVEAPGRDLSEGMDRLMGEADRLVAGGQLGSGTVGAAVRLIETVAKDINDDRAVLLLWRA; from the coding sequence ATGGCTGGCACCACGCCGGGCACATCGCCCCAGACGAGTGCGACGGGGACCGCCGCGACCACGGCCGCGGACCCGCTGACGGCCCGGTTGCGCAAGCGCCTCTACCGGGCCCGCCGCACCCTGCGCCGGACCGGGGTGGACTACTTCCGCGGCGACGCCGCCGACTGGCTCGCCTTCGCGGTGCTGCTCCTGCTGGTCCCGCTGCTGGTCGCGTTCAACGTCTGGATCCCGGCCTGGGTCCCGCCGACCGCGCTGGTGCTGCCGATCCTCGTCGGTGCGCTGCTGCTGCGGCCGGTCTCGCTGGTGCTGCTCTACGCCACCGCCGCGCTGGGCCTGTCCACCGAGTCGGTGATCCACACCGGCGAGCGGGCGGCCAGCCGGCACCCCGACGCCTACGTCTTCGGCGTCACGCCCGGCGCGGCCCTGGTGGTCGGCGCGGTCGGGGTGGCCGGGCTGCTGCTGGCCCAGTTCCGCAGCCGGGTCGGCGTGCCCTGGCGCGGCGGCGGCTCGATGCTCTTCGACCTGCGCGAGCGGCTCAAGGTGCAGAGCCGGCTGCCGAACCTGCCCGACGGCTGGCACGCGGACATGGCGCTGCGCCCCGCGGGCGGCCAGTCCTTCTCCGGCGACTTCGTCGTCGCGGCCCGCACCGGCGCCGGGCGGCGGATGCTTGAGGTGGTGCTGGCCGACGTCTCGGGCAAGGGCATGGACGCCGGCTCACGGGCGCTGCTGCTCTCCGGCGCCTTCGGCGGCCTGCTCGGGTCGCTGCCCCCGCACGAGTTCCTGCCCGCCGCCAACGGCTACCTGCTGCGCCAGGACTGGGACGAGGGCTTCGCCAGCGCCGTCCACCTGGCCCTGGACCTGGACTCCGGGGAGTACGAACTGCTCTCCGCCGGCCACCTGCCGGGCATGCAGCGGCTGGCCGGGGCCGGGCGCTGGGAGGTCAAGGAGGCCACCGAGGGGCCGTTGCTCGGCCTCTACGACGGCGCCAAGTTCGAGGGCGTGCGCGGCCGCCTCGGCCCGGGCGACGTGCTGATGCTGTGCACCGACGGCATGGTCGAGGCGCCGGGGCGGGACCTGTCCGAGGGCATGGACCGGCTGATGGGGGAGGCCGACCGGCTGGTGGCCGGCGGTCAGTTGGGCAGCGGGACCGTGGGCGCGGCGGTGCGGCTGATCGAGACGGTGGCCAAGGACATCAACGACGACCGGGCCGTGCTGCTGCTCTGGCGGGCGTGA